In Drosophila nasuta strain 15112-1781.00 chromosome 2R, ASM2355853v1, whole genome shotgun sequence, a single genomic region encodes these proteins:
- the LOC132784568 gene encoding protein TRC8 homolog isoform X2, producing MKQVGGCQLWQHHFSVVLGFVDVMMRVPPIIVIDEILKIGMGLPTRMYPDKVATTTTTTTTTPAASQQDVSNITAAAATTTSDTFGSIKAFFGLASEEATTAAAAAVSAISTSISNSSQEILEQSIENATKAAHTHGMLSNNFNTLMDELAHDGVLADILSITTIKFIICLLGFCSAACIFMLWTRHLVMVYMFLTSLGLTFLSYWSSVSALALMENSPCIVEDLMSMNTTRLLDSGGVIMSLAPHIIAQWFMGMLFAYIHLGPRFALLQKMMPIIFTSPILFAMLPLPPYIVEKLPVLAGLTPILLTKFTLVQSAMEASRTVYNGYQYAMNFVSNFGLSALIENEWQRLNVPNVLRLFWTIRIMQGSYALITAETDVPLQFFPAVEKLLVDGCETLTAVLGMTGVISMICHYIGRGFQWYLLTYDNDEEKSLGTVSAVLFYILALQTGLTSLSPDKRFVRLCRNLCLLVTALLHFLHNIVSPILMSLSAARNPSRKRHVRALSVCAFLICMPVSLLYYLWSQHSPSTWLLAVTAFSVEVIVKVLVSLATYTLFLLDARRQFFWEKLDDYLYYVRAFGNSVEFCFGILLFINGAWILIFESGGAIRAIMMCIHAYFNIWCEARAGWSVFMKRRSAVHKISALPEATPAQLQAFDDVCAICYQEMYSAKITRCRHFFHGVCLRKWLYVQDRCPLCHEIMMYTDKPEDNSQEADPAAATQAEQPIRIYPRDDGNNAGSARRTPERAATAEDAADDATTSTNAATGTVHSERVPATSASEAAALAAEARAAAAASSSNSSHSNANSNSSSSNVSYMSGSGQPPPSTATSAAAVATAAASNTTHIFRLSQEQQ from the exons ATGAAGCAGGTAGGCGGCTGTCAGCTCTGGCAACACCATTTCAGTGTG GTGCTCGGTTTTGTGGATGTCATGATGCGTGTGCCGCCCATCATAGTGATCGATGAGATACTCAAGATTGGTATGGGGCTGCCAACTCGTATGTATCCAGACAAAgttgcaaccacaacaacaacgactacgACGACACCTGCAGCAAGTCAACAGGATGTCAGCAAcatcacagcagcagcggcaaccaCAACATCAGACACATTTGGCTCCATCAAAGCATTCTTTGGGCTGGCCAGTGAGGAGGCCacgactgctgctgcagctgctgtctCAGCCATATCCACCTCcattagcaacagcagccaagaGATTCTCGAACAATCCATTGAGAATGCAACGAAAGCGGCGCATACACACGGCATGCTGAGCAACAACTTTAATACGCTAATGGATGAACTGGCACACGATGGCGTGCTAGCGGATATACTAAGCATAACAACGATCAAGTTTATCATCTGCTTGCTAG GTTTCTGTAGCGCCGCTTGCATTTTTATGCTATGGACGCGTCACTTGGTCATGGTATACATGTTTCTCACCTCGCTGGGACTCACATTTCTTTCGTACTGGTCGAGTGTTAGCGCCTTGGCGCTGATGGAGAACAGTCCATGCATAGTTGAGGATTTAATGTCAATGAATACCACTAGATTATTGGATTCGGGTGGCGTCATAATGTCACTGGCTCCACATATCATAGCACAATGGTTCATGGGCATGCTCTTTGCCTACATCCATTTGGGACCACGCTTTGCGCTGCTGCAGAAAATGATGCCCATTATCTTTACTAGTCCAATTCTGTTTGCCATGTTGCCGCTACCGCCGTACATTGTTGAGAAGTTGCCCGTGCTGGCGGGCTTAACGCCCATTCTATTGACCAAATTCACATTAGTCCAAAGTGCCATGGAAGCCAGTCGAACGGTATACAATGGCTATCAGTATGCCATGAACTTTGTCTCGAACTTTGGTCTGTCGGCGCTCATTGAGAACGAGTGGCAGCGTCTTAACGTGCCCAATGTGCTGCGACTCTTCTGGACCATCAG aATCATGCAAGGCAGCTATGCTTTGATCACAGCTGAGACAGATGTGCCTTTGCAGTTCTTCCCGGCTGTCGAAAAACTACTCGTCGATGGTTGTGAAACTCTGACCGCTGTGCTAGGCATGACTGGTGTCATCTCCATGATCTGTCACTACATTGGACGCGGCTTTCAATGGTATCTGCTGACCTACGACAATGATGAAGAGAAATCCCTGGGTACCGTTTCCGCTGTCCTCTTCTACATCTTGGCATTGCAAACGGGTCTCACTTCGCTGTCGCCCGACAAGCGTTTCGTGCGCTTGTGTCGCAATCTTTGTCTGCTTGTGACAGCTTTGCTTCACTTCCTACACAACATTGTGTCGCCCATCCTTATGTCGTTGAGTGCGGCACGCAATCCTTCACGCAAGCGTCATGTGCGCGCCTTGTCGGTGTGCGCTTTTCTCATTTGCATGCCAGTCAGTTTGCTTTACTATCTGTGGTCACAGCATTCGCCGTCCACTTGGCTGCTGGCGGTGACTGCCTTCTCCGTCGAGGTCATAGTCAAG GTACTTGTTTCACTTGCAACTTATACGCTGTTTTTGCTAGACGCGCGTCGACAATTCTTCTGGGAGAAATTGGAtgattatttgtattatgtgCGTGCTTTTGGCAATTCAGTAGAGTTCTGTTTCGGCATACTGCTCTTTATCAATGGTGCTTGGATTTTGATCTTTGAATCGG GCGGCGCCATCAGAGCGATCATGATGTGCATTCATGCCTACTTCAACATCTGGTGCGAGGCCCGCGCCGGCTGGTCCGTCTTCATGAAGCGTCGCTCGGCTGTCCACAAGATCTCCGCGCTACCCGAAGCCACTCCTGCTCAGCTACAAGCCTTTGACGATGTCTGCGCCATCTGCTATCAG GAAATGTACTCCGCCAAGATAACGCGTTGTCGGCATTTCTTCCACGGCGTCTGCTTGCGCAAGTGGCTCTATGTGCAGGATCGCTGTCCGCTGTGCCACGAAATCATGATGTACACTGACAAGCCGGAGGATAACTCCCAAGAAGCGGATCCGGCGGCTGCAACGCAAGCCGAGCAGCCAATTCGCATATATCCCCGCGAT GATGGAAATAATGCTGGTTCGGCGCGACGGACGCCTGAACGTGCAGCCACCGCCGAAGATGCAGCAGACGATGCCACAACATCAACGAACGCTGCCACAGGCACGGTGCACAGTGAACGTGTGCCTGCCACATCGGCGAGTGAAGCGGCTGCACTTGCCGCGGAGGCGAGAGCCGCGGCtgctgccagcagcagcaacagcagccatagcaatgccaacagcaacagcagcagcagtaacgtTAGTTACATGAGTGGATCAGGACAACCGCCGCCATCGACAGCAACATCGGCGGCCGCGGTGGCCACAGCGGCGGCAAGCAACACGACGCACATATTTCGGTTGTCACAGGAACAGCAGTGA
- the LOC132784568 gene encoding protein TRC8 homolog isoform X1: MKQVGGCQLWQHHFSVVLGFVDVMMRVPPIIVIDEILKIGMGLPTRMYPDKVATTTTTTTTTPAASQQDVSNITAAAATTTSDTFGSIKAFFGLASEEATTAAAAAVSAISTSISNSSQEILEQSIENATKAAHTHGMLSNNFNTLMDELAHDGVLADILSITTIKFIICLLGFCSAACIFMLWTRHLVMVYMFLTSLGLTFLSYWSSVSALALMENSPCIVEDLMSMNTTRLLDSGGVIMSLAPHIIAQWFMGMLFAYIHLGPRFALLQKMMPIIFTSPILFAMLPLPPYIVEKLPVLAGLTPILLTKFTLVQSAMEASRTVYNGYQYAMNFVSNFGLSALIENEWQRLNVPNVLRLFWTIRIMQGSYALITAETDVPLQFFPAVEKLLVDGCETLTAVLGMTGVISMICHYIGRGFQWYLLTYDNDEEKSLGTVSAVLFYILALQTGLTSLSPDKRFVRLCRNLCLLVTALLHFLHNIVSPILMSLSAARNPSRKRHVRALSVCAFLICMPVSLLYYLWSQHSPSTWLLAVTAFSVEVIVKVLVSLATYTLFLLDARRQFFWEKLDDYLYYVRAFGNSVEFCFGILLFINGAWILIFESAQNATGGAIRAIMMCIHAYFNIWCEARAGWSVFMKRRSAVHKISALPEATPAQLQAFDDVCAICYQEMYSAKITRCRHFFHGVCLRKWLYVQDRCPLCHEIMMYTDKPEDNSQEADPAAATQAEQPIRIYPRDDGNNAGSARRTPERAATAEDAADDATTSTNAATGTVHSERVPATSASEAAALAAEARAAAAASSSNSSHSNANSNSSSSNVSYMSGSGQPPPSTATSAAAVATAAASNTTHIFRLSQEQQ; this comes from the exons ATGAAGCAGGTAGGCGGCTGTCAGCTCTGGCAACACCATTTCAGTGTG GTGCTCGGTTTTGTGGATGTCATGATGCGTGTGCCGCCCATCATAGTGATCGATGAGATACTCAAGATTGGTATGGGGCTGCCAACTCGTATGTATCCAGACAAAgttgcaaccacaacaacaacgactacgACGACACCTGCAGCAAGTCAACAGGATGTCAGCAAcatcacagcagcagcggcaaccaCAACATCAGACACATTTGGCTCCATCAAAGCATTCTTTGGGCTGGCCAGTGAGGAGGCCacgactgctgctgcagctgctgtctCAGCCATATCCACCTCcattagcaacagcagccaagaGATTCTCGAACAATCCATTGAGAATGCAACGAAAGCGGCGCATACACACGGCATGCTGAGCAACAACTTTAATACGCTAATGGATGAACTGGCACACGATGGCGTGCTAGCGGATATACTAAGCATAACAACGATCAAGTTTATCATCTGCTTGCTAG GTTTCTGTAGCGCCGCTTGCATTTTTATGCTATGGACGCGTCACTTGGTCATGGTATACATGTTTCTCACCTCGCTGGGACTCACATTTCTTTCGTACTGGTCGAGTGTTAGCGCCTTGGCGCTGATGGAGAACAGTCCATGCATAGTTGAGGATTTAATGTCAATGAATACCACTAGATTATTGGATTCGGGTGGCGTCATAATGTCACTGGCTCCACATATCATAGCACAATGGTTCATGGGCATGCTCTTTGCCTACATCCATTTGGGACCACGCTTTGCGCTGCTGCAGAAAATGATGCCCATTATCTTTACTAGTCCAATTCTGTTTGCCATGTTGCCGCTACCGCCGTACATTGTTGAGAAGTTGCCCGTGCTGGCGGGCTTAACGCCCATTCTATTGACCAAATTCACATTAGTCCAAAGTGCCATGGAAGCCAGTCGAACGGTATACAATGGCTATCAGTATGCCATGAACTTTGTCTCGAACTTTGGTCTGTCGGCGCTCATTGAGAACGAGTGGCAGCGTCTTAACGTGCCCAATGTGCTGCGACTCTTCTGGACCATCAG aATCATGCAAGGCAGCTATGCTTTGATCACAGCTGAGACAGATGTGCCTTTGCAGTTCTTCCCGGCTGTCGAAAAACTACTCGTCGATGGTTGTGAAACTCTGACCGCTGTGCTAGGCATGACTGGTGTCATCTCCATGATCTGTCACTACATTGGACGCGGCTTTCAATGGTATCTGCTGACCTACGACAATGATGAAGAGAAATCCCTGGGTACCGTTTCCGCTGTCCTCTTCTACATCTTGGCATTGCAAACGGGTCTCACTTCGCTGTCGCCCGACAAGCGTTTCGTGCGCTTGTGTCGCAATCTTTGTCTGCTTGTGACAGCTTTGCTTCACTTCCTACACAACATTGTGTCGCCCATCCTTATGTCGTTGAGTGCGGCACGCAATCCTTCACGCAAGCGTCATGTGCGCGCCTTGTCGGTGTGCGCTTTTCTCATTTGCATGCCAGTCAGTTTGCTTTACTATCTGTGGTCACAGCATTCGCCGTCCACTTGGCTGCTGGCGGTGACTGCCTTCTCCGTCGAGGTCATAGTCAAG GTACTTGTTTCACTTGCAACTTATACGCTGTTTTTGCTAGACGCGCGTCGACAATTCTTCTGGGAGAAATTGGAtgattatttgtattatgtgCGTGCTTTTGGCAATTCAGTAGAGTTCTGTTTCGGCATACTGCTCTTTATCAATGGTGCTTGGATTTTGATCTTTGAATCGG CTCAAAATGCTACAGGCGGCGCCATCAGAGCGATCATGATGTGCATTCATGCCTACTTCAACATCTGGTGCGAGGCCCGCGCCGGCTGGTCCGTCTTCATGAAGCGTCGCTCGGCTGTCCACAAGATCTCCGCGCTACCCGAAGCCACTCCTGCTCAGCTACAAGCCTTTGACGATGTCTGCGCCATCTGCTATCAG GAAATGTACTCCGCCAAGATAACGCGTTGTCGGCATTTCTTCCACGGCGTCTGCTTGCGCAAGTGGCTCTATGTGCAGGATCGCTGTCCGCTGTGCCACGAAATCATGATGTACACTGACAAGCCGGAGGATAACTCCCAAGAAGCGGATCCGGCGGCTGCAACGCAAGCCGAGCAGCCAATTCGCATATATCCCCGCGAT GATGGAAATAATGCTGGTTCGGCGCGACGGACGCCTGAACGTGCAGCCACCGCCGAAGATGCAGCAGACGATGCCACAACATCAACGAACGCTGCCACAGGCACGGTGCACAGTGAACGTGTGCCTGCCACATCGGCGAGTGAAGCGGCTGCACTTGCCGCGGAGGCGAGAGCCGCGGCtgctgccagcagcagcaacagcagccatagcaatgccaacagcaacagcagcagcagtaacgtTAGTTACATGAGTGGATCAGGACAACCGCCGCCATCGACAGCAACATCGGCGGCCGCGGTGGCCACAGCGGCGGCAAGCAACACGACGCACATATTTCGGTTGTCACAGGAACAGCAGTGA
- the LOC132784568 gene encoding protein TRC8 homolog isoform X5, whose translation MSIRTQVLGFVDVMMRVPPIIVIDEILKIGMGLPTRMYPDKVATTTTTTTTTPAASQQDVSNITAAAATTTSDTFGSIKAFFGLASEEATTAAAAAVSAISTSISNSSQEILEQSIENATKAAHTHGMLSNNFNTLMDELAHDGVLADILSITTIKFIICLLGFCSAACIFMLWTRHLVMVYMFLTSLGLTFLSYWSSVSALALMENSPCIVEDLMSMNTTRLLDSGGVIMSLAPHIIAQWFMGMLFAYIHLGPRFALLQKMMPIIFTSPILFAMLPLPPYIVEKLPVLAGLTPILLTKFTLVQSAMEASRTVYNGYQYAMNFVSNFGLSALIENEWQRLNVPNVLRLFWTIRIMQGSYALITAETDVPLQFFPAVEKLLVDGCETLTAVLGMTGVISMICHYIGRGFQWYLLTYDNDEEKSLGTVSAVLFYILALQTGLTSLSPDKRFVRLCRNLCLLVTALLHFLHNIVSPILMSLSAARNPSRKRHVRALSVCAFLICMPVSLLYYLWSQHSPSTWLLAVTAFSVEVIVKVLVSLATYTLFLLDARRQFFWEKLDDYLYYVRAFGNSVEFCFGILLFINGAWILIFESGGAIRAIMMCIHAYFNIWCEARAGWSVFMKRRSAVHKISALPEATPAQLQAFDDVCAICYQEMYSAKITRCRHFFHGVCLRKWLYVQDRCPLCHEIMMYTDKPEDNSQEADPAAATQAEQPIRIYPRDDGNNAGSARRTPERAATAEDAADDATTSTNAATGTVHSERVPATSASEAAALAAEARAAAAASSSNSSHSNANSNSSSSNVSYMSGSGQPPPSTATSAAAVATAAASNTTHIFRLSQEQQ comes from the exons ATGTCCATACGGACGCAGGTGCTCGGTTTTGTGGATGTCATGATGCGTGTGCCGCCCATCATAGTGATCGATGAGATACTCAAGATTGGTATGGGGCTGCCAACTCGTATGTATCCAGACAAAgttgcaaccacaacaacaacgactacgACGACACCTGCAGCAAGTCAACAGGATGTCAGCAAcatcacagcagcagcggcaaccaCAACATCAGACACATTTGGCTCCATCAAAGCATTCTTTGGGCTGGCCAGTGAGGAGGCCacgactgctgctgcagctgctgtctCAGCCATATCCACCTCcattagcaacagcagccaagaGATTCTCGAACAATCCATTGAGAATGCAACGAAAGCGGCGCATACACACGGCATGCTGAGCAACAACTTTAATACGCTAATGGATGAACTGGCACACGATGGCGTGCTAGCGGATATACTAAGCATAACAACGATCAAGTTTATCATCTGCTTGCTAG GTTTCTGTAGCGCCGCTTGCATTTTTATGCTATGGACGCGTCACTTGGTCATGGTATACATGTTTCTCACCTCGCTGGGACTCACATTTCTTTCGTACTGGTCGAGTGTTAGCGCCTTGGCGCTGATGGAGAACAGTCCATGCATAGTTGAGGATTTAATGTCAATGAATACCACTAGATTATTGGATTCGGGTGGCGTCATAATGTCACTGGCTCCACATATCATAGCACAATGGTTCATGGGCATGCTCTTTGCCTACATCCATTTGGGACCACGCTTTGCGCTGCTGCAGAAAATGATGCCCATTATCTTTACTAGTCCAATTCTGTTTGCCATGTTGCCGCTACCGCCGTACATTGTTGAGAAGTTGCCCGTGCTGGCGGGCTTAACGCCCATTCTATTGACCAAATTCACATTAGTCCAAAGTGCCATGGAAGCCAGTCGAACGGTATACAATGGCTATCAGTATGCCATGAACTTTGTCTCGAACTTTGGTCTGTCGGCGCTCATTGAGAACGAGTGGCAGCGTCTTAACGTGCCCAATGTGCTGCGACTCTTCTGGACCATCAG aATCATGCAAGGCAGCTATGCTTTGATCACAGCTGAGACAGATGTGCCTTTGCAGTTCTTCCCGGCTGTCGAAAAACTACTCGTCGATGGTTGTGAAACTCTGACCGCTGTGCTAGGCATGACTGGTGTCATCTCCATGATCTGTCACTACATTGGACGCGGCTTTCAATGGTATCTGCTGACCTACGACAATGATGAAGAGAAATCCCTGGGTACCGTTTCCGCTGTCCTCTTCTACATCTTGGCATTGCAAACGGGTCTCACTTCGCTGTCGCCCGACAAGCGTTTCGTGCGCTTGTGTCGCAATCTTTGTCTGCTTGTGACAGCTTTGCTTCACTTCCTACACAACATTGTGTCGCCCATCCTTATGTCGTTGAGTGCGGCACGCAATCCTTCACGCAAGCGTCATGTGCGCGCCTTGTCGGTGTGCGCTTTTCTCATTTGCATGCCAGTCAGTTTGCTTTACTATCTGTGGTCACAGCATTCGCCGTCCACTTGGCTGCTGGCGGTGACTGCCTTCTCCGTCGAGGTCATAGTCAAG GTACTTGTTTCACTTGCAACTTATACGCTGTTTTTGCTAGACGCGCGTCGACAATTCTTCTGGGAGAAATTGGAtgattatttgtattatgtgCGTGCTTTTGGCAATTCAGTAGAGTTCTGTTTCGGCATACTGCTCTTTATCAATGGTGCTTGGATTTTGATCTTTGAATCGG GCGGCGCCATCAGAGCGATCATGATGTGCATTCATGCCTACTTCAACATCTGGTGCGAGGCCCGCGCCGGCTGGTCCGTCTTCATGAAGCGTCGCTCGGCTGTCCACAAGATCTCCGCGCTACCCGAAGCCACTCCTGCTCAGCTACAAGCCTTTGACGATGTCTGCGCCATCTGCTATCAG GAAATGTACTCCGCCAAGATAACGCGTTGTCGGCATTTCTTCCACGGCGTCTGCTTGCGCAAGTGGCTCTATGTGCAGGATCGCTGTCCGCTGTGCCACGAAATCATGATGTACACTGACAAGCCGGAGGATAACTCCCAAGAAGCGGATCCGGCGGCTGCAACGCAAGCCGAGCAGCCAATTCGCATATATCCCCGCGAT GATGGAAATAATGCTGGTTCGGCGCGACGGACGCCTGAACGTGCAGCCACCGCCGAAGATGCAGCAGACGATGCCACAACATCAACGAACGCTGCCACAGGCACGGTGCACAGTGAACGTGTGCCTGCCACATCGGCGAGTGAAGCGGCTGCACTTGCCGCGGAGGCGAGAGCCGCGGCtgctgccagcagcagcaacagcagccatagcaatgccaacagcaacagcagcagcagtaacgtTAGTTACATGAGTGGATCAGGACAACCGCCGCCATCGACAGCAACATCGGCGGCCGCGGTGGCCACAGCGGCGGCAAGCAACACGACGCACATATTTCGGTTGTCACAGGAACAGCAGTGA
- the LOC132784568 gene encoding protein TRC8 homolog isoform X3, giving the protein MSIRTQVLGFVDVMMRVPPIIVIDEILKIGMGLPTRMYPDKVATTTTTTTTTPAASQQDVSNITAAAATTTSDTFGSIKAFFGLASEEATTAAAAAVSAISTSISNSSQEILEQSIENATKAAHTHGMLSNNFNTLMDELAHDGVLADILSITTIKFIICLLGFCSAACIFMLWTRHLVMVYMFLTSLGLTFLSYWSSVSALALMENSPCIVEDLMSMNTTRLLDSGGVIMSLAPHIIAQWFMGMLFAYIHLGPRFALLQKMMPIIFTSPILFAMLPLPPYIVEKLPVLAGLTPILLTKFTLVQSAMEASRTVYNGYQYAMNFVSNFGLSALIENEWQRLNVPNVLRLFWTIRIMQGSYALITAETDVPLQFFPAVEKLLVDGCETLTAVLGMTGVISMICHYIGRGFQWYLLTYDNDEEKSLGTVSAVLFYILALQTGLTSLSPDKRFVRLCRNLCLLVTALLHFLHNIVSPILMSLSAARNPSRKRHVRALSVCAFLICMPVSLLYYLWSQHSPSTWLLAVTAFSVEVIVKVLVSLATYTLFLLDARRQFFWEKLDDYLYYVRAFGNSVEFCFGILLFINGAWILIFESAQNATGGAIRAIMMCIHAYFNIWCEARAGWSVFMKRRSAVHKISALPEATPAQLQAFDDVCAICYQEMYSAKITRCRHFFHGVCLRKWLYVQDRCPLCHEIMMYTDKPEDNSQEADPAAATQAEQPIRIYPRDDGNNAGSARRTPERAATAEDAADDATTSTNAATGTVHSERVPATSASEAAALAAEARAAAAASSSNSSHSNANSNSSSSNVSYMSGSGQPPPSTATSAAAVATAAASNTTHIFRLSQEQQ; this is encoded by the exons ATGTCCATACGGACGCAGGTGCTCGGTTTTGTGGATGTCATGATGCGTGTGCCGCCCATCATAGTGATCGATGAGATACTCAAGATTGGTATGGGGCTGCCAACTCGTATGTATCCAGACAAAgttgcaaccacaacaacaacgactacgACGACACCTGCAGCAAGTCAACAGGATGTCAGCAAcatcacagcagcagcggcaaccaCAACATCAGACACATTTGGCTCCATCAAAGCATTCTTTGGGCTGGCCAGTGAGGAGGCCacgactgctgctgcagctgctgtctCAGCCATATCCACCTCcattagcaacagcagccaagaGATTCTCGAACAATCCATTGAGAATGCAACGAAAGCGGCGCATACACACGGCATGCTGAGCAACAACTTTAATACGCTAATGGATGAACTGGCACACGATGGCGTGCTAGCGGATATACTAAGCATAACAACGATCAAGTTTATCATCTGCTTGCTAG GTTTCTGTAGCGCCGCTTGCATTTTTATGCTATGGACGCGTCACTTGGTCATGGTATACATGTTTCTCACCTCGCTGGGACTCACATTTCTTTCGTACTGGTCGAGTGTTAGCGCCTTGGCGCTGATGGAGAACAGTCCATGCATAGTTGAGGATTTAATGTCAATGAATACCACTAGATTATTGGATTCGGGTGGCGTCATAATGTCACTGGCTCCACATATCATAGCACAATGGTTCATGGGCATGCTCTTTGCCTACATCCATTTGGGACCACGCTTTGCGCTGCTGCAGAAAATGATGCCCATTATCTTTACTAGTCCAATTCTGTTTGCCATGTTGCCGCTACCGCCGTACATTGTTGAGAAGTTGCCCGTGCTGGCGGGCTTAACGCCCATTCTATTGACCAAATTCACATTAGTCCAAAGTGCCATGGAAGCCAGTCGAACGGTATACAATGGCTATCAGTATGCCATGAACTTTGTCTCGAACTTTGGTCTGTCGGCGCTCATTGAGAACGAGTGGCAGCGTCTTAACGTGCCCAATGTGCTGCGACTCTTCTGGACCATCAG aATCATGCAAGGCAGCTATGCTTTGATCACAGCTGAGACAGATGTGCCTTTGCAGTTCTTCCCGGCTGTCGAAAAACTACTCGTCGATGGTTGTGAAACTCTGACCGCTGTGCTAGGCATGACTGGTGTCATCTCCATGATCTGTCACTACATTGGACGCGGCTTTCAATGGTATCTGCTGACCTACGACAATGATGAAGAGAAATCCCTGGGTACCGTTTCCGCTGTCCTCTTCTACATCTTGGCATTGCAAACGGGTCTCACTTCGCTGTCGCCCGACAAGCGTTTCGTGCGCTTGTGTCGCAATCTTTGTCTGCTTGTGACAGCTTTGCTTCACTTCCTACACAACATTGTGTCGCCCATCCTTATGTCGTTGAGTGCGGCACGCAATCCTTCACGCAAGCGTCATGTGCGCGCCTTGTCGGTGTGCGCTTTTCTCATTTGCATGCCAGTCAGTTTGCTTTACTATCTGTGGTCACAGCATTCGCCGTCCACTTGGCTGCTGGCGGTGACTGCCTTCTCCGTCGAGGTCATAGTCAAG GTACTTGTTTCACTTGCAACTTATACGCTGTTTTTGCTAGACGCGCGTCGACAATTCTTCTGGGAGAAATTGGAtgattatttgtattatgtgCGTGCTTTTGGCAATTCAGTAGAGTTCTGTTTCGGCATACTGCTCTTTATCAATGGTGCTTGGATTTTGATCTTTGAATCGG CTCAAAATGCTACAGGCGGCGCCATCAGAGCGATCATGATGTGCATTCATGCCTACTTCAACATCTGGTGCGAGGCCCGCGCCGGCTGGTCCGTCTTCATGAAGCGTCGCTCGGCTGTCCACAAGATCTCCGCGCTACCCGAAGCCACTCCTGCTCAGCTACAAGCCTTTGACGATGTCTGCGCCATCTGCTATCAG GAAATGTACTCCGCCAAGATAACGCGTTGTCGGCATTTCTTCCACGGCGTCTGCTTGCGCAAGTGGCTCTATGTGCAGGATCGCTGTCCGCTGTGCCACGAAATCATGATGTACACTGACAAGCCGGAGGATAACTCCCAAGAAGCGGATCCGGCGGCTGCAACGCAAGCCGAGCAGCCAATTCGCATATATCCCCGCGAT GATGGAAATAATGCTGGTTCGGCGCGACGGACGCCTGAACGTGCAGCCACCGCCGAAGATGCAGCAGACGATGCCACAACATCAACGAACGCTGCCACAGGCACGGTGCACAGTGAACGTGTGCCTGCCACATCGGCGAGTGAAGCGGCTGCACTTGCCGCGGAGGCGAGAGCCGCGGCtgctgccagcagcagcaacagcagccatagcaatgccaacagcaacagcagcagcagtaacgtTAGTTACATGAGTGGATCAGGACAACCGCCGCCATCGACAGCAACATCGGCGGCCGCGGTGGCCACAGCGGCGGCAAGCAACACGACGCACATATTTCGGTTGTCACAGGAACAGCAGTGA